Proteins from one Rosa chinensis cultivar Old Blush chromosome 7, RchiOBHm-V2, whole genome shotgun sequence genomic window:
- the LOC112175963 gene encoding zinc finger MYM-type protein 1 has product MHVDTAIKELERLLSFLQKFRETGFEESLIEAKEIASEMGIEPVFMEKRTIHKKRQFGESSSEAVTQSAAESFKVNYFLYIVDQAISSFKTRFEQFKTFEENFGLLFDLDKLRSADRDSLKSFCANLTNLLKHGEISDLNEDDLYHDLRMLSEDLPNETKRAIDVLNYIKEVDGCYPNAWIAYRILLTIPVTVASAERSFSKLKLIKSYLRSTMSQERLSGLAMISIEKDIVGKLDYVNLISTFASKNARRVIFQ; this is encoded by the exons ATGCATGTTGATACTGCCATCAAAGAATTGGAACgtcttctttcatttcttcaaaAGTTTAGAGAAACTGGATTTGAGGAGTCCTTGATTGAAGCTAAAGAGATTGCAAGTGAGATGGGGATTGAACCGGTATTCATGGAAAAACGGACAATTCACAAAAAGAGACAATTTGGTGAAAGCTCTAGCGAAGCGGTGACACAATCAGCTGCAGAATCCTTTAAAGTCAATTATTTCCTCTACATAGTTGATCAAGCTATTTCCTCATTCAAAACCAG GTTTGAGCAATTTAAGACTTTTGAAGAGAATTTTgggcttttgtttgatttggacaaGTTAAGGTCTGCAGATAGAGATAGTTTGAAGAGTTTTTGTGCTAACCTAACAAATTTATTGAAGCATGGCGAGATTTCTGATCTTAATGAAGATGATCTATATCATGACTTACGAATGTTGAGTGAAGATTTAcccaatgaaacaaaaagagcTATTGATGTGTTGAATTACATAAAAGAAGTTGATGGCTGTTATCCAAATGCTTGGATTGCTTATAGGATTTTGCTAACTATACCAGTCACAGTTGCCTCTGCAGAAAGAAGTTTTTCaaagttgaaattgatcaaatcttaCCTTCGGTCTACTATGTCACAAGAGAGATTGAGTGGTTTGGCTATGATATCTATTGAAAAAGATATTGTTGGAAAACTTGATTATGTAAATTTGATTAGTACCTTTGCATCTAAAAATGCAAGACGAGTCATATTTCAGTGA